A region of Marnyiella aurantia DNA encodes the following proteins:
- a CDS encoding IS1182 family transposase: MQGKKKFTPKIFYQLSLDALVPEDNFYRKIQSELGLDFPYKATRNYYGKEGQASIDPVVFFKILLVGYLNNINSDRALLRYCSNSLDVRLFLGYDLDEELPWHSTLSRTRQLFGEELFLELFRKVLSLCVEKGMVRGKRQAVDSAFIKANASMDSLVEKEVLEDASAFVDELEENSEFKTTSTRKKLVEQHHAWKEEAYKGMPGNNRSERKDEDGNTIRPKYLSNHTHYSPTDPDAKISVKPGKARQLNYSGQLAVDDAHHVITGACASTSGSKDSVIFPEIMNQTLENLSLNQMQTEEVLADAGYSSGESLKYCKERGINAYIPNFGQYKPEREGFEFVKGESEEEDYYRCTQKGGNHAVLPFKRILTDSKGYRKKSYRSSERACSDCPLRAECCGKVTKFKKIEDSIHKPLYDEMHEKLRRDPNYTRFLTKRRSSRVEPVLGTLINHHNMKRINSRGMSQANKHVLMAALTYNLKKYLKFITRKIHRNIQIMNLPKGKFGFGGTSSPRLHLFKFKPPENPKTFTGKNKNLS; encoded by the coding sequence ATGCAGGGAAAGAAAAAATTCACACCGAAGATCTTCTATCAGCTCAGTCTGGACGCCTTGGTGCCGGAAGATAATTTCTACAGGAAAATCCAGTCTGAACTCGGTTTGGATTTTCCCTACAAAGCCACCAGAAACTATTACGGGAAAGAAGGTCAGGCCAGCATTGATCCCGTGGTTTTCTTTAAGATCCTGCTGGTAGGCTATCTCAACAACATCAACAGCGACCGGGCTTTACTGCGGTATTGCAGCAACAGCCTGGATGTGCGCCTCTTTCTGGGGTATGACCTGGACGAGGAACTTCCCTGGCATTCCACGCTGAGCCGTACACGGCAGCTTTTTGGTGAGGAACTTTTTCTGGAACTCTTCAGGAAAGTCCTTTCGCTTTGTGTGGAGAAAGGAATGGTCCGGGGCAAACGGCAGGCCGTGGACTCGGCCTTCATCAAAGCCAATGCAAGTATGGACTCTTTGGTGGAAAAAGAAGTTCTGGAGGATGCTTCGGCGTTCGTGGATGAGCTGGAAGAAAACAGCGAATTTAAAACCACATCCACCCGAAAGAAACTGGTGGAGCAGCACCACGCCTGGAAAGAAGAAGCCTACAAAGGCATGCCCGGCAACAATAGAAGCGAAAGAAAAGACGAGGACGGCAATACCATCCGCCCCAAATACCTGAGCAACCACACCCATTACAGCCCAACCGATCCCGATGCGAAAATCTCGGTAAAACCCGGTAAAGCACGCCAATTAAATTATTCCGGACAGCTGGCTGTGGACGATGCGCATCATGTAATTACCGGCGCCTGCGCGAGTACTTCGGGCAGCAAAGACAGCGTGATCTTCCCGGAGATTATGAACCAGACGCTTGAAAATCTTTCCCTTAACCAAATGCAGACCGAAGAAGTCCTAGCCGATGCCGGCTACAGCAGCGGCGAGTCTTTAAAGTACTGCAAAGAAAGAGGCATCAATGCCTACATCCCAAACTTCGGGCAATACAAGCCCGAGCGGGAAGGGTTTGAATTTGTAAAAGGAGAAAGTGAAGAAGAAGATTATTACCGCTGCACCCAAAAAGGCGGAAACCATGCCGTTTTGCCCTTCAAAAGAATCCTGACCGACAGCAAGGGTTACCGAAAGAAGAGTTACCGCAGCAGCGAGCGCGCCTGTAGTGACTGCCCGCTGAGAGCGGAGTGTTGCGGCAAGGTCACGAAGTTCAAGAAGATAGAAGACAGCATCCACAAACCCCTGTACGATGAAATGCACGAAAAACTGCGGCGCGATCCCAATTACACACGTTTCCTTACCAAGCGGCGGAGTTCGCGCGTAGAGCCGGTGCTGGGAACCCTCATCAACCATCACAACATGAAACGGATTAATTCCCGCGGCATGAGTCAAGCCAACAAACACGTCCTGATGGCTGCGCTGACCTACAACCTGAAAAAATACCTGAAGTTTATTACCCGCAAAATTCACCGCAACATTCAAATCATGAACCTTCCAAAAGGGAAGTTTGGGTTTGGCGGTACCTCCTCGCCACGGCTTCACCTGTTCAAATTTAAGCCACCGGAAAATCCGAAAACTTTCACCGGCAAAAACAAAAACCTCTCTTAA